One window of Oculatellaceae cyanobacterium genomic DNA carries:
- a CDS encoding response regulator: MTNLLLVDDDEIDVMTVQRAFKKNNITNNLYVATNGIEALAMLRGNGNPSVVPPQRRLILLDLNMPKMGGIEFLHELRKDPAIKAIPVIVLTTSNEDKDKVEAYNMNVAGYIVKPVTFSKFVEAVATLNKYWTLSEMP; this comes from the coding sequence ATGACTAACTTACTACTGGTTGATGATGATGAAATTGATGTGATGACCGTCCAACGGGCGTTTAAGAAAAATAACATCACAAATAATCTCTATGTAGCTACCAATGGAATAGAGGCGTTAGCCATGTTACGAGGCAATGGTAATCCTTCAGTTGTGCCTCCACAAAGAAGACTAATATTACTGGATTTAAATATGCCCAAAATGGGAGGAATTGAGTTTTTGCATGAATTACGCAAAGATCCTGCCATCAAAGCTATTCCAGTAATTGTTTTGACAACTTCCAATGAAGATAAAGATAAAGTAGAAGCCTACAACATGAATGTAGCTGGATATATTGTTAAACCCGTAACTTTTAGCAAATTTGTAGAGGCAGTAGCGACATTGAATAAATATTGGACTCTCAGTGAAATGCCGTAG